The DNA region GAGGGGGTTCCAGGGGCTGGATTCTCAAGGCACTCCCTATAACAGTATGATAATGCCAGAGATGATTGGGTAACACGCTGTGCTTGGACCTGGTCCTTGGAGCTGGTAAGCTAATTGCACTAATTTAGAGCGAACGCTCTGATACGCGGGGCCCCGCGTTCTAGCTTTAAGGGGTATAGCAACAGGCGCATCTTCCCCGCATCCACCACAGCTTTGAGCTTACTGTAGCTGCCGCTCCGACAGATAGGTCTGTGAGCCAGCAGTAATTCTTAATGTAAGCTATTGCTCATATTCAAGGTTAAGATGTTTATAAGTCTAATAAAATAGGTCTGTAGAAAGCACGCAATATGACAGATAGAAACAAGGATGTATTTTAGGAGgtttaatactaataaagttatattattCCAAGTACCAGAACCAAGGATAGTTCGTCGATCCAACCTTTTCTGTCAATAGCCTGGTCCAGAACAGGGATCAAGCCAACCCCTCAATTCCCAATACAGACCCACGGTGCCAGTGGTTTTTAGTAGCCGAGGGCCGAGCACACAAACTAAGCTGGATGGTCATCTCTTGTCCACTCTTTATCGCCATGTGATGTCATTCAAACGCTCGAGACTCTGCTTGAGGATCAAACTACCGACACCTGTAGCTTGTAGCTAGCGCCGTTGGTCAAATGCCGTTCCGTAGGGCCCATCGAGCGGTATGTGATCTGCAAATGTGCATCAGAGCACTTCCTGGTCGTCGTCTGCGAAGTCTTCCATGGCTTCACTAAAGAAGACCGAGTTTAAATGTGAGTTCCCTCtagttgaagaagaatgcgAGTATGGTTCATCTTCGTGCCGACGATGTTCTCTAAGCCATTGCGGAAAGTCTTCTTCGGCCGGGCATCGACCGCGGGCAAGCGAGAATTCAACCGCCAAGGCGATGCGGAGATACATCCGTGGATCCTTCAAGAGCATGTCTGTCCAAATATCACTGCTCCAAGATTCTTCAATCAACGTGGCTGGTCGCACCACATGCTCATCAGCACCATGAGAAGAGGCAGTATAGGTCGGTAGCGGTACACTAATCTTGATATGCTCCACGATGCCTCGGATGTACTTTATGGTGCTTGTCGCGTTGTCGTAAAGATGATTGAATTGGTTCATGACATCGAGGTGCGCATCCAGATCCCGTTGTGTGTCACCGTCTGAATTCTGAATATGAGATTGTAATAAAAACCAGATAAATGGAGTTGCTGCAAAACTGATGCTGTGGAGGAAGTCTGATTAGCGCGGAGCCTTATCCAGCAAGGGTTATGTTGTTTGACTAACAAGGTCACTGGGAGGTATTGAACCAAACCCGAATCTTTGAGTTCTATCATGTTCTCTGTAATACTGCGCAAACAGCAGCCGAGACTTTTATGCGCAACAATTCTTGCATTTGGCGGATCGTCAAGCTGTTCTCCCTCGAGAAAATCCCTGCTGAGTAATGTGTGATTATAGAGTGATGCCTTTGCAGCGCTGTCATCAAGTACCTATTAGTCGTCTAGCACAATCACATGGTAGAAGCAGGGGAACAACTCACTGATAGTAAGTGCAAAGAACGTTGGAAAACAGTATTAGTGATTCATGAGCTCCAGTGATGAGGGTAGGTAATTTGAACATCGCATATGTCTTGTCATACCACTTATCCAGCCTCATGGTAAGATCCTCAATCTCGTCACGGCACAACTCACGTACCTTTGCCAAAGAAGGCGCGGGAGGTATTTCACTTAGTAGAGTGCCCAAATCACCAAGGGCTATAGCAATCTGCACTATGAGGCGTTTTACAATGCCGTCGTACACTCGAGATGTCCCAATTTCATGAGCAAAGTCTGCGGCTGACAGTTCCGGGCAGTTATATGCAGTGGGACTAAGGAGCGGTGACTGGCGAAGTGCCAAAGCCAGGATTCGATCGCGGAGAACACAGCACCACCATAGACGTTTGAGCAAAGCTCCCTCACGGGTGTCTTTTTTCTCCTGATACCGATGAGTATCTGCACTCTTAGCGTAGTGTGTAGCGATACTGAGCCAGTACAACGGCTTCTTATCCATGAAGCTTATCGTGCGGTATGTTAGCATTATAGCCCCCTGGGCCCTGTCTTGGTCGCCGAGGGTAGATTGAAGATCGAAGAGTGTCTAGCAAGCCGTCAATCGTACTATCGCAGCCATGAGGCTTGCTGGGGATGGGTACCGTAGCCCGCGAGTAGAActcatcttgagcttctttaACAGTATGAAAGCCAAGGCAGACCAGCGATTCTAGGGAGACATACTTGATTGAACACGAGTCAGTCAACAGCAAGATCCAGATGTTCGACATAGCCTTACCGGGCTGGATACAAAAAGCATCGCCTGCAGGACGAACAGAGAGACATATCCGTTGCTGTCAGCTTGCTCACTATATGACGCCCAAAATCTCTGTTCATCGAGTAGAGGAACAAGCGGATGGAAGTATAAGAAGTAATTATTCACGAACTCCTCAAGTATAGGCTTGGTGGGCACATGAAGACACCCTCGCTGTTCTAACAATCTAGCCACTTCTGAATCTACCTCCCGAGATGAAGGATGCTTGATGAAGTGATAGAACGGGAAGAGCATAAAACCTCCTGTGATCCAAGGGAACTTCTGTCTTCGTTTGGGCAGCCTGGCCTGGCAAGAGCTTGGAATGTTGTCGTCGCTCAACAGTTCGCGCTCAGCATGGGTCGACAGCCTGGGGGCAGGTCTCTTTGAGTTGGACCAGGTATCATCGCCTGGAGGTGTGGGTGGTTTGGTGCCATAATCAGTAAGAGGCACATTATGATCTGTCTCTGGAGTCGAATATGTATCTGTAACTGCAGCGGCGGGACACAGCGAGGGCAATATATGTTGATTCtcgtcaaggtcaaggtaTTGAGATGGCGAAATGGGTCGGTAGGCTTCATCTGAAGATGCCTCTAGGTTTTTCATCACCGGGACTCTCGTCTCGTTCGGCCTTGTTCAATATGTTAGATGAGTAGCCTCCCAATATATCAACAAGGATCGACCTACGCGCCACGCCTCTTGGACTTAATAACGCACGTGTGACCGTCTAAGCGGCAGTTTCGACATGTCCCTCCGCTTTCGATCACGTTGCATCGTACTTTTCGCTTCCTGCATGGAAGACATGCTATCGACGCTCGCCGCCTTTTGACACCACGTGTAGTCATTTGAGGATTGGGGGGCTGATGTATGGTGCGGATCACAGTTGTCGTCTGCGCGCTGCTGAACGGGAAAGACATTAAATCGGGATTTGGCATGGTGTTAATATGATGAGAGTGATGTTGTGTTTGACTGCTTGGAATAAATATGGATGTAAGCAATGATGACACGTTTGGTTCGGAACGAAAACTATGAGTGAGGTAGGGACAATTGATAACAATTGCTAGATCGACGAGGCTGGGCATCATTGAATACGGTGAGCCGGTTCAGGTGTTATAACTCGTCTCTTCCCCCATGAACACCTTCCAGCCTCGTGGCAACTTGCGTTACTGGCAAAGTGGCCGAGGCAAGGCTTTCATTCGGGCAGAGCTATTTAATGCGGctaacaacaacatcacGGAAACCAAGGTAATCATTTGCCCGCCAGGAGGAAGAATGTGGTGGAGACACGGAAACTAGGATGAAGACGTCTTACTCTTGGATGGCGCTGACTAACTGGATAAAACTTACTTTAAACGAACTATGATAGCTACCCACAGTAGTGTACGCAGTACTCAGACTGATTTTTAGTGCCTCTGGACATGTCACAACTTGGTCCTTTCCGCCTTCTCACCAGTGTTCTTATATCCAAACAAGTAAGCCGCAATCTTGCGCATCTGAACCTCTTCGCTCCCTTCTGTGATTCTATATCGTCTAAAGTGACGCCAGATGTGCTCAAAAGGATAATGCCTCGAGTAACCATCTCCGCCATGGATCTGCATCGCGCGATCCGCTGCCTCGCAAGCCAATCGATTTGCGTAGTAGTTGCACATACCAATCTTATGTCCTAACCTCTTCTCTATAGCAACCCAGGGCGCTTTGCCATCTTGTTTTGCTTGCGCCGTTACGTCATCCATCTCCACTGCAGTGCGCAAGATGAGGAGCCTCAGCATCTCTTCCTGGGTTGAGAGTTCGACGAGGGGCCATTGGATGGCTTGGTTGATGGAGAGAGGCTTTCCGAAGACATTGCGGTTATTGGCGTATTCGACACTCTTTTGGATGCAGTATCGGGCGGCTCCGCAGCTAGACGCAGCTTGTCTGATTCTGTTTTCGTGCGTGAAGGTCTGGGCAATGGCTAGGCCGTTGTCGCGAGGGCCGAGGATGGCTGATGCTGAAACCAGGACATCTTTGAAAAGAACCGTTGCATGATCGGTTGGCATGTTGAGAGTCCACTCATACGATGCAACTGTGACGCCAGGGGAGTTCCGAGGTACTAGGAAAGCCGTGATACCGCTGGCATCTCCGACTTTTCCAGATGTTCTAGCAAAGACCACACAGTAGTTTGCATGGTGCATTCCCGTCTGCCATTTCTTGTTTCCATTAATTCTGTAGCCCTCTTCTCCTGACGAAAGAGTGACAGCTTTCGCTGTTGTCTCCATA from Fusarium oxysporum f. sp. lycopersici 4287 supercont2.48 genomic scaffold, whole genome shotgun sequence includes:
- a CDS encoding acyl-CoA dehydrogenase, with translation MNFELPLHIQSFLSRLDSFIHETILPLQKRDDNDRFFDYRREASRTQWHNQGLPTEEWERLLQHTKRLADTAGFYRFSSPREFGGSGEASMNLYMCATRYHLSSHPEYGGGVSLANDLQSEHSIVGNMPFVILIYHYGTEKQKQDLIPASINGQIRATFGLTEINHGSDATHMETTAKAVTLSSGEEGYRINGNKKWQTGMHHANYCVVFARTSGKVGDASGITAFLVPRNSPGVTVASYEWTLNMPTDHATVLFKDVLVSASAILGPRDNGLAIAQTFTHENRIRQAASSCGAARYCIQKSVEYANNRNVFGKPLSINQAIQWPLVELSTQEEMLRLLILRTAVEMDDVTAQAKQDGKAPWVAIEKRLGHKIGMCNYYANRLACEAADRAMQIHGGDGYSRHYPFEHIWRHFRRYRITEGSEEVQMRKIAAYLFGYKNTGEKAERTKL